The sequence TGAGAATACACCCGCGGCTGAGAACAAGCCTTGTCGGATTACAAGACAACTAGGTTTTGGCTTGGACCAGTTCTTTAGATGTCCTGATTCCACACTAAGTGACACCAATAGTAGAACCTCTCCAACACCAAAGCAAAGCCTttgaataaacaaaaaagtacttttaacaaaaaaaacacaaataaaaacaaaagatagcaCTATAATTACAAAATTGTAAACTTAGGATTATAACTAGAAACATCGTGCAATCgctacaaaatatacaaaatggaACAAGCGTTGATTGGGGCGTTAGAATAATCAAGTCTAGTTACCACGTTGAGACGAAGAAGAAGGCTGCTTGAAAAGTGAGTGTCTTCGCAGGAACAGAGTCAGGATCCCACGTATCCAGAACAAGTGGCGACGATGTGGTGACTGCTATTAGTAAGTACATGTGCAAGCCCACCATCGCCACCGCTAGTCCCACGAACGCGATCGCACCGCACAACAACGGCGTTTTACCGCTACCGTTGTACACGCACGTTTTGCTTCCCCATGTCGCCTACATGAAAATTCGAagtcaatgaaaaaaatagtttggaCCGACCAGGAGAAGGCTGTAATGGCCATTATATACTATGGACTGAAACCTAATTATCGAAACCATGTGGTAATAAGTTATATTCCTGATTTGACCAATTGCATAATTTAACTACTTAAGTATGGTCTTCACATCTTTTAGGCCTTTTGAAATTATGTGTCATGCAACACACACACATGTTTCAAAGcctataaaatcaaatcaatctCTCCAATTAAGTGGGCTACCCGGGATTAAGTCATAAGTAATGTTTCGATGTAAAccagtatttttttattacataaacTGTTTTAgaggtatttttttttgtctcaaaatataaattgttttcacatttttatgtaaattttgtttattagagATAGTATAATCAATCAAACATGTAGACTTATTTATGatttgtttaataatatataatttatattttatataatgctTTGTAAAAAGTAacaagtttttttaattttgtttttagctAGTAAAAACTATAGTAAACATatgaatataaaaacaaatgatcaaatTAAAAGAGAAATTTAATGTATGTACATCCATAAAAATTACCTGAGATCTCGTGGCTTCGGCATAGAGACAGAGAACAAAGCAGGAGAGGCCAAAGAGTATGGTCAAAACCACTACGAAAATACCGGTTTTGCTGCTGAGATCGGTGGTTTTAGGATTTGGAACAAGATCTTGATGGGTCACAGCTCGTACTCTTGCTCTCGACATGCCTGCAGTTGTCAATGTCTCATAGATAAAAATCGAAGTTTCATGTTTTGAAAGTTAATTAT is a genomic window of Brassica napus cultivar Da-Ae chromosome A2, Da-Ae, whole genome shotgun sequence containing:
- the BNAA02G30710D gene encoding uncharacterized protein BNAA02G30710D is translated as MSRARVRAVTHQDLVPNPKTTDLSSKTGIFVVVLTILFGLSCFVLCLYAEATRSQATWGSKTCVYNGSGKTPLLCGAIAFVGLAVAMVGLHMYLLIAVTTSSPLVLDTWDPDSVPAKTLTFQAAFFFVSTWLCFGVGEVLLLVSLSVESGHLKNWSKPKPSCLVIRQGLFSAAGVFSLLTVFLAAGLYLTALQAHRISKDLENTHREILEASVLYASPPRSPTNRMATVAREGPATVRDESTSLGYLVSPKQLPYIV